Below is a window of bacterium DNA.
GGAGCACGCCGGCCATGAAGGCGCTGAAAGACACCATCGCGCGCGTGGCGCCGACGGAAGCCTATGTGCTTATCACCGGTGAAAACGGGACGGGCAAGGAACTCGTGGCCCGCGCATTGCACCGGCAAAGCACGCGGGCGGACCGCGAGATGGTGGAGGTCAACTGCGCGGCCATTCCGCAGGAGCTGATTGAATCCGAACTTTTCGGACATGAAAAAGGGGCGTTTACCGGGGCGACGGGACAGCGTATCGGGAAGTTCGAGCAGGCCGATGGCGGCACGCTTCTGCTCGATGAGATCGGCGACATGAGTACGTCCGCACAGGCCAAGGTTCTCCGCGTCCTTGAAGAAGGCGCCTTCGAGCGCGTGGGCGGCAACAAGCGTATCAGCGTCGACGTGCGCGTTATCGCCGCAACGAACAAAGATCTCAAGCAGGAAATCAAGGACGGCAATTTCCGCGAAGATCTTTACCACCGTCTCAACGTCATCCCGATTCATGTCCCGCCTCTGCGCGAACGGCGCGACGATATCTCCGACCTCATTCGTTTTTTCCTCACCGAAACCTGCAGGAAAAACAAGCTGCCGCAGCGCACGATCACAGAGGATGCGGTTACGCGTCTGCAGTCCATGCCCTGGTCCGGCAACGTGCGCGAGCTGCGCAACGTCGTCGAACGTCTCGCGATCATGGTCGCCGAAGCCATCACCGCCGACGACGTGGCGCGATTCGTGGTCGGCGGACCCGGCGCCTTCGACGACACGCTTTCGATGGAACTCACGTTTCAGGAATTC
It encodes the following:
- a CDS encoding sigma-54 dependent transcriptional regulator, whose product is MSTAPNPKILLVDDERSIRDMLRMTLEYEGFDVADVDSGIRALKEIDAIRPDAVILDVKMSGLDGMETLERLKSSHAHIPVILLTGHGSIETAVEATKKGAFDFLTKPPDREKILITLRNALRQTSLLRENLRMREEIEGADVMVGSTPAMKALKDTIARVAPTEAYVLITGENGTGKELVARALHRQSTRADREMVEVNCAAIPQELIESELFGHEKGAFTGATGQRIGKFEQADGGTLLLDEIGDMSTSAQAKVLRVLEEGAFERVGGNKRISVDVRVIAATNKDLKQEIKDGNFREDLYHRLNVIPIHVPPLRERRDDISDLIRFFLTETCRKNKLPQRTITEDAVTRLQSMPWSGNVRELRNVVERLAIMVAEAITADDVARFVVGGPGAFDDTLSMELTFQEFKDRTEEMFLRKQLERFEWNVSRTADELGIQRSHLYKKINKYGLERKEG